The nucleotide window TATTAGGAATAATTGTTTCAATTTGAAAAATATTTGCTTATAAAAAAATAGGCTGCCTAAATTTTTACTTTTTAGACAGCCCCAAACAGTATCTCCTCATCCTCGATACTATTTGCTATAAATTTGATATGATTGTAGATAGTAGATTAGGATGATTAAACAGGTTTACCCATAAGCAAATGTTCATGTGCTGATTTGATTTGGATATACACAGTTTAAAGGAGCCCGGAATATGGTTGAAATACCAAGTACGCAAATTCTTGATGGTTTGTCTGATGGTATTACTGTTCAAGACAATGCTTTTAATATTATTTACCAGAACCGTGTGATGCAGGAAACTTTTGGCAGGCGTATAGATGAAAAATGTTATGCTGTCTATGAAAAAAGAGACAAAATCTGCGAAGGGTGCGGTGTACAGCGGGCTATGAAAACTGGTAAGGCAGAAGTAGTTCTCCGGACTGCTTTCGAAACCAACGGGAATACATCATATTGGGAGAACGCTTGTATCCCATTATTTGACGACAAAGGCAATGTTATTGCGGGAGTAGAAGTTTGCCGGAACATTTCTTCCAGAGTTACCCTCGAAGAAGAGGTAAAAGAACGAAATATCCTTTTAGGTCAAACGAATAAGCAACTGGAGAGGAAAACAGAAGAATTGCAAAATGCGTTAAGCCAACGGGAAGCATTAGCGATAAGCCTTAAACTGGAGATGCAACGCCGAGAGCAAATGGAACTGGAATTACGCCAGGCTCAAAAGCTTGAATCAGTGGGAAGGCTGGCGGCAGGAATAGCTCATGAAATAAATACCCCTGCCCAATATGTAAGTGACAATGTCAGCTTTCTTGGGGAATCTTTCAAAAGTATGCAGTTGTTGATTGACAAATATCGTCAAGCGGTAGAAACTCTGGCTACTACTCCTGGACACGAAAAGCTCGCCGAGGAAATTCGCATGTTCGAAAAAGTGAATGACCTGAAATATTTTCAGGAGAACGTCCCGGAAGCTATAAAGGAAGTATCGGACGGCATGTCGAATATTTCTACAATAGTGAGTGCTATGAAAGATTTTGCTCAGCCTGACAATCAGGTAAAGGTTGCCGCAGATATGAATCAAGCATTACTGGCTACTCTGGCAGTTACAAAGAGCGAATATCGAAATATAGCAGAAATAGAAACAATATTTGGTGAGCTCCCGATGGTGCCATGTCATATCGGTTATCTAAATCAGGCGTTTCTAAATTTGATTATTAACGCTACACATGCAATACGTGAAGTCGTAAAGGAAGAAGGAGAAAAGGGAAAGATCCGCGTAAAAACCTCGTTTGACGGCGACAAGGTCCGCATAGAGATTGAGGATACAGGCATAGGAATTCCTGCGGATATCCATGACCGTGTGTTCGATCCGTTTTTTACGACCAAACAGGAAGGTCAGGGTAGAGGACAGGGACTGTCCGTTGCCCGCTCCATTGTGGTCAATAAACATGGCGGGTCACTGACTTTTACCAGCGAACCAGGTAAGGGAACAGCCTTCATTATATTGTTGCCAGTAGGAATCAAGGTTTAAATAGCTATGCATCATAAACCATCGTCAATGCCAGGCTCCAGCGAATAATCATCCCCGTAATCGACGACTATCCGCTCCCCGGGAACTGATGAGATCAAAAACTGCCAGTTATGTTTATTGGAATGCAGTCAAATTCTTTACAGCAAATTATAGATACTTTCCGTAGGCATTAATACAATGTTTTCTGCTGCGAACTTTGCATTCCATTCTTCGATGTATACTCCATCATCTTGGTTGAAACCGCTGTGAGCGTCTTGAGCGAGAACAACTTCGTAGCCTAATTTAATGGCATCGTAACAGGTTGCTCGGACACAGCCATGGGTTACTATCCCGGTGATTACCAACGTTGATATTTGTTTTTGATCTAATTCATTCTGGAGACTGGTTTCTTCGAAGGCGCTTCCATGCTGTTTTCGAATGAAAACATCAGATGACTGACATGCCAATTGTGGATGTATCTGCCAATCATCAGAATCTTCGATTAATCTGGATTTGTTGGAATGTTGAACAAAGATTATAGGGATATTGGCAGTTCGAGATCGTGTAATAAGGGTCGTGATGTTTTTCAGTAATTCCAGTTCA belongs to Candidatus Margulisiibacteriota bacterium and includes:
- a CDS encoding cysteine hydrolase, with product MDLKKKNTALLIIDVQIGLFRKKTPIYSELELLKNITTLITRSRTANIPIIFVQHSNKSRLIEDSDDWQIHPQLACQSSDVFIRKQHGSAFEETSLQNELDQKQISTLVITGIVTHGCVRATCYDAIKLGYEVVLAQDAHSGFNQDDGVYIEEWNAKFAAENIVLMPTESIYNLL